One stretch of Pararhizobium qamdonense DNA includes these proteins:
- the coaD gene encoding pantetheine-phosphate adenylyltransferase, whose translation MITAFYPGSFDPMTNGHLDVLVQALNVAPAVIVAIGVHPGKTPLFSFDERAALIAQSLQEFLPERAADISVVSFDNLVVDAARKHGASLLVRGLRDGTDLDYEMQMAGMNRQMAPDIQTLFLPAGTASRPITATLVRQIAAMGGDVSAFVPKAVYQALNAKRKS comes from the coding sequence ATGATCACTGCTTTTTATCCCGGCTCCTTCGACCCGATGACGAACGGTCACCTCGACGTGCTGGTGCAGGCGCTGAACGTGGCGCCGGCCGTCATCGTCGCGATCGGTGTCCATCCCGGCAAGACGCCTCTCTTCTCCTTTGACGAACGCGCAGCGCTGATTGCCCAGTCGCTCCAGGAGTTTCTTCCGGAAAGGGCCGCCGATATTTCCGTCGTTTCGTTTGATAATCTGGTTGTCGATGCTGCGCGAAAACACGGAGCATCGCTTCTGGTGCGTGGTCTGCGCGACGGCACGGACCTCGATTATGAGATGCAGATGGCGGGCATGAACCGGCAGATGGCGCCGGATATACAGACCCTGTTTCTTCCGGCCGGCACAGCATCGCGGCCCATTACCGCCACATTGGTTCGCCAGATCGCTGCCATGGGCGGTGATGTCAGCGCCTTCGTACCCAAGGCCGTCTATCAGGCCCTGAACGCAAAACGCAAATCCTGA
- the gyrA gene encoding DNA gyrase subunit A produces the protein MTEQSTPGGGKNPPGIEPISIMEEMQRSYLDYAMSVIVSRALPDVRDGLKPVHRRILFGMSELGIDWNKKYVKCARVTGDVMGKFHPHGNSAIYDALARMAQPWSLRLPLIDGQGNFGSIDGDPPAAERYTECRLQKAAHALLDDLDKETVDFRDNYDGTLSEPSVVPAKFPNLLVNGAGGIAVGMATNIPPHNLIEVINGCIALIDEPGLELPQLMEIIPGPDFPTGAFILGRSGIRSAYETGRGSVIMRGRATIEPMRGDREQIIITEVPFQVNKATMIEKMAELVKDKRIEGISDLRDESDRQGYRVVVELKRDANAEVILNQLYRYTPLQTSFGCNMVALNGGKPEQMTLLDMLRAFVSFREEVISRRTKYLLRKARDRAHVLVGLAIAVANIDEIIKLIRNAPDPATAREQLMTRRWPASDVESLIRLIDDPRHRINEDLTYNLSEEQARAILELRLARLTALGRDEIGDELNKIGAEISDYLDILSSRIRIMTIVKDELIAVREEFGTPRRTVIVEGGPDMDDEDLIAQEDMVITVSHLGYIKRVPLATYRAQRRGGKGRSGMATRDEDFVTRLFVANTHTPMLFFSSRGIVYKEKVWRLPVGTPQSRGKALINMLPLEPGERITTIMPLPEDETTWENLDVMFSTTRGTVRRNKLSDFVQVNRNGKIAMKLDEEGDEILSVETCTENDDVLLTTALGQCIRFCVDDVRVFAGRNSIGVRGITLGDGDRIISMTIVGHVDAEPWERAAYLKRAAAERRAATGEDEEIALVGEEVAEEGQLEDARYEELKAREQFVLTVSVKGFGKRSSTYDFRTSGRGGKGIRATDTSKTGEIGELVAAFPVEDTDQIMLVSDGGQLIRVPVGGIRLASRATKGVTIFSTAKDEKVVSVERISEPEPEEDEDGTGQTDALDDDAPATEPPAATEE, from the coding sequence TTGACTGAACAAAGCACACCCGGCGGCGGCAAGAATCCACCAGGCATCGAGCCCATTTCCATCATGGAGGAAATGCAGCGCTCGTATCTCGATTACGCCATGAGCGTTATCGTCAGCCGTGCGCTTCCCGATGTCCGCGATGGTCTGAAGCCCGTGCACCGGCGCATCCTGTTCGGGATGAGTGAGCTGGGCATCGACTGGAACAAGAAATACGTCAAATGCGCCCGCGTCACCGGCGACGTGATGGGTAAATTCCATCCGCACGGCAACTCGGCGATCTATGACGCGCTCGCCCGCATGGCGCAGCCCTGGTCGCTGCGCTTGCCGCTGATCGACGGTCAGGGCAATTTCGGCTCCATCGACGGCGACCCGCCGGCGGCCGAACGCTATACCGAGTGCCGCCTGCAGAAGGCAGCCCATGCGCTGCTCGACGACCTCGACAAGGAAACGGTCGATTTTCGCGACAACTATGACGGCACGCTGAGCGAACCGTCGGTTGTTCCGGCGAAATTCCCGAACCTTCTGGTCAATGGCGCCGGCGGCATCGCCGTCGGCATGGCGACCAATATCCCGCCGCACAACCTGATCGAAGTCATCAATGGCTGTATCGCCCTGATCGACGAGCCGGGACTGGAACTGCCGCAGCTGATGGAGATCATCCCGGGTCCGGACTTCCCGACCGGCGCGTTCATCCTCGGCCGGTCCGGCATCCGCTCCGCCTACGAGACAGGCCGCGGCTCGGTCATCATGCGCGGACGCGCCACCATCGAGCCGATGCGTGGCGACCGCGAGCAGATCATCATCACCGAAGTTCCCTTCCAGGTGAATAAGGCGACGATGATCGAGAAGATGGCCGAACTGGTCAAGGACAAGCGCATCGAGGGTATTTCGGACCTTCGCGACGAATCCGACCGCCAGGGTTACCGCGTCGTTGTCGAGCTCAAGCGCGACGCCAATGCCGAGGTCATCCTCAACCAGCTCTATCGCTACACGCCGCTGCAGACCTCGTTTGGCTGCAACATGGTGGCGCTGAACGGCGGCAAGCCGGAGCAGATGACGCTGCTCGACATGCTGCGTGCGTTCGTGTCCTTCCGCGAGGAAGTCATCAGCCGCCGCACCAAATATCTGCTGCGCAAGGCACGCGACCGCGCGCATGTCTTGGTCGGCCTGGCGATCGCTGTCGCCAATATCGACGAGATCATCAAGCTGATCCGCAACGCGCCAGATCCAGCCACCGCGCGCGAACAGTTGATGACGCGCCGCTGGCCTGCATCGGATGTCGAAAGCCTGATCCGTCTCATCGACGATCCGCGCCACCGCATCAACGAGGACCTCACCTACAACCTGTCGGAAGAGCAGGCGCGCGCCATCCTCGAACTGCGCCTTGCCCGCCTGACGGCCCTTGGCCGCGATGAAATTGGCGACGAACTGAACAAGATCGGCGCCGAGATCAGCGACTATCTCGATATTCTGTCGTCGCGCATCCGCATCATGACGATCGTCAAGGACGAACTCATCGCCGTGCGGGAAGAGTTTGGCACGCCGCGCCGCACTGTGATCGTCGAAGGCGGTCCGGACATGGACGACGAGGACTTGATTGCCCAGGAAGACATGGTCATCACCGTGTCCCATCTCGGCTATATCAAGCGCGTGCCGCTGGCGACTTACCGCGCACAGCGCCGCGGCGGCAAGGGCCGCTCCGGCATGGCGACGCGCGACGAGGATTTCGTCACGCGCCTGTTCGTGGCCAATACCCATACGCCGATGCTGTTCTTCTCCTCGCGCGGCATCGTCTACAAGGAAAAGGTCTGGCGCCTGCCGGTCGGCACGCCGCAATCGCGCGGCAAGGCCCTGATCAACATGCTGCCGCTGGAACCCGGTGAACGCATCACCACGATCATGCCGCTGCCCGAAGACGAGACGACGTGGGAAAATCTCGACGTGATGTTCTCGACGACGCGCGGAACCGTGCGCCGCAACAAGCTGTCGGATTTCGTCCAGGTCAACCGCAACGGCAAGATCGCCATGAAACTCGACGAAGAGGGCGATGAAATCCTCTCGGTCGAAACCTGCACGGAGAATGATGACGTTCTTCTGACGACGGCGCTTGGCCAGTGCATCCGCTTCTGTGTCGATGATGTCCGCGTCTTTGCCGGCCGCAATTCGATCGGCGTTCGCGGCATCACGCTTGGCGACGGCGACCGGATCATCTCGATGACCATCGTCGGCCATGTCGATGCCGAGCCCTGGGAGCGGGCTGCCTATCTCAAGCGTGCTGCCGCCGAGCGGCGTGCGGCAACCGGCGAGGACGAGGAAATCGCGCTGGTTGGCGAAGAGGTCGCCGAGGAGGGTCAGCTCGAGGATGCCCGGTACGAGGAACTCAAGGCACGCGAACAATTCGTGCTGACGGTCTCGGTCAAGGGCTTTGGCAAGCGCTCCTCCACCTATGACTTCCGCACCTCCGGGCGTGGCGGCAAGGGTATTCGCGCAACGGATACGTCGAAAACAGGCGAAATCGGCGAACTGGTCGCGGCCTTCCCGGTCGAGGACACCGACCAGATCATGCTGGTCTCTGATGGCGGCCAGTTGATCCGCGTGCCCGTCGGCGGTATCCGGCTTGCCAGCCGCGCCACAAAGGGTGTGACGATCTTCTCGACCGCCAAGGACGAAAAGGTCGTGTCCGTCGAGCGCATCAGCGAGCCGGAACCCGAAGAGGACGAGGATGGCACCGGCCAAACGGATGCATTGGATGACGATGCACCGGCCACCGAGCCGCCGGCTGCAACGGAAGAATAA
- the tgt gene encoding tRNA guanosine(34) transglycosylase Tgt: MTETFQFNIQATDGKARRGMVSMPRGEIRTPAFMPVGTVGTVKAMYLDQVRDLGADIILGNTYHLMLRPGPERVARLGGLHELIRWPYPILTDSGGFQVMSLAGLRKLDEKGVTFKSHVDGALHHMSPERSIEIQGMLDSDIQMQLDECVRLPAEALDIERAMEMSLRWADRCKTAFGDQPGKAMFGIVQGGDVPALRVRSAKALSGLDLKGYAIGGLAVGEPQAVMLDMLDITCPELPAEKPRYLMGVGTPDDILKSVARGIDMFDCVMPTRAGRHGLAFTRRGRVNLRNARHAEDIRPLDDQSSCPAARDYSRAYLHHLVRADESLGGMLLTWNNLAYYQDLMAGIRKAIEEGRYAAFMEETQEEWRQGDLAPL; the protein is encoded by the coding sequence ATGACCGAGACATTCCAGTTCAACATTCAGGCAACTGACGGCAAGGCCCGGCGCGGCATGGTATCGATGCCGCGCGGCGAGATCCGCACGCCGGCTTTCATGCCGGTTGGAACCGTCGGCACGGTCAAGGCGATGTATCTCGATCAGGTGCGCGATCTCGGCGCCGACATCATTTTGGGCAACACCTATCACCTGATGCTGCGCCCCGGTCCTGAGCGCGTGGCGCGTCTTGGCGGCCTGCATGAGCTGATCCGCTGGCCCTATCCGATCCTGACCGACAGCGGCGGCTTCCAGGTCATGTCGCTCGCCGGCCTGCGCAAGCTCGATGAAAAGGGCGTGACCTTCAAGAGTCATGTCGATGGCGCGCTCCATCATATGTCGCCGGAACGTTCGATCGAGATCCAGGGGATGCTCGATAGCGATATCCAGATGCAGCTCGACGAATGTGTGAGACTTCCGGCCGAAGCACTTGATATTGAACGAGCAATGGAAATGTCTCTGCGCTGGGCAGATCGCTGCAAGACTGCTTTCGGCGACCAGCCTGGCAAGGCGATGTTCGGCATCGTCCAGGGTGGCGATGTGCCTGCACTGCGCGTCCGCTCGGCAAAGGCACTATCAGGGCTCGATCTGAAGGGCTACGCGATCGGCGGCCTTGCCGTCGGCGAACCGCAGGCGGTGATGCTGGATATGCTCGACATTACCTGCCCGGAACTGCCCGCCGAAAAGCCACGCTATCTGATGGGGGTCGGCACACCCGACGATATCCTGAAATCCGTGGCGCGCGGTATCGACATGTTCGACTGCGTCATGCCGACCCGCGCCGGCCGTCACGGCCTGGCCTTCACCCGGCGCGGCCGCGTCAACCTGCGCAATGCCCGCCATGCGGAAGATATCAGGCCGCTCGACGATCAGTCCTCATGCCCAGCAGCACGCGACTATTCGCGCGCCTACCTGCATCATCTCGTGCGCGCCGACGAAAGCCTGGGCGGCATGCTGCTCACCTGGAACAACCTTGCCTATTACCAGGACCTGATGGCCGGTATCCGCAAGGCAATCGAGGAAGGCCGCTATGCCGCCTTCATGGAGGAAACACAGGAAGAATGGCGCCAAGGCGACTTGGCGCCCTTGTGA
- the queA gene encoding tRNA preQ1(34) S-adenosylmethionine ribosyltransferase-isomerase QueA, protein MRVDLFDFDLPEDNIALRPASPRDSARLLVVQPQDDSGLSDRSVMDLPKFLRPGDALVFNDTKVIPAQLEGVRRRGADVVTEVSLTLHMRVAADRWKAFARPAKRLKPGDRIEFGHGSNTCLMGALDATVAEKGEAGEVTLQFDLSGPALDDAILAVGHIPLPPYIASKRAEDEQDRTDYQTVYAREQGAVAAPTAGLHFTDRLFNALDALGVERHFVTLHVGAGTFLPMKVDDTDDHVMHQEIGHVSAEVAERLNAVRARGGRIVCVGTTSLRLIESAAEENGDIRPWSGPTGIFITPGYRFRAVDMLMTNFHLPKSTLFMLVSAFSGLETMRRAYAHAIKTGYRFYSYGDSSLLFRDNPRIETP, encoded by the coding sequence ATGCGCGTCGATCTGTTCGATTTCGATCTTCCCGAAGACAATATTGCGCTGCGGCCCGCAAGTCCGCGCGACAGCGCGCGCCTGCTCGTCGTTCAGCCGCAAGACGATTCCGGGCTGAGCGATCGCAGCGTGATGGACCTGCCGAAGTTCCTGCGTCCCGGCGATGCCCTCGTTTTCAATGATACCAAAGTCATTCCCGCGCAGCTGGAAGGGGTCAGGCGGCGTGGCGCGGATGTGGTGACTGAGGTCTCCCTGACGCTGCACATGCGCGTCGCAGCCGACCGCTGGAAGGCGTTTGCCCGCCCGGCCAAGCGCCTGAAGCCCGGCGACCGTATCGAATTCGGCCACGGGTCCAATACCTGCCTGATGGGTGCGCTGGACGCGACCGTCGCGGAGAAGGGCGAGGCCGGCGAAGTGACCCTTCAGTTTGACCTGTCCGGCCCGGCGCTCGACGACGCCATTCTTGCCGTCGGCCATATTCCATTGCCGCCCTATATCGCCTCCAAGCGCGCCGAGGACGAGCAGGACCGCACAGATTACCAGACGGTCTATGCCCGAGAACAAGGCGCAGTAGCGGCCCCAACCGCCGGTCTTCATTTCACCGATAGGCTGTTCAACGCCCTGGATGCGCTTGGCGTCGAGCGCCATTTCGTGACCTTGCACGTGGGCGCCGGAACCTTCCTGCCGATGAAGGTGGACGATACCGACGATCACGTCATGCACCAGGAGATCGGCCATGTCAGTGCCGAGGTTGCCGAACGCCTGAATGCTGTCCGGGCGAGGGGCGGGCGCATCGTCTGCGTCGGTACCACGTCGCTGCGGCTGATCGAGAGTGCGGCCGAAGAGAATGGCGATATCCGCCCCTGGTCCGGCCCGACCGGCATCTTCATCACGCCCGGCTATCGCTTTCGCGCGGTGGATATGCTGATGACCAATTTTCACCTGCCGAAATCGACTTTGTTCATGCTGGTTTCGGCGTTCAGTGGCCTGGAAACCATGCGGCGGGCCTATGCCCATGCAATCAAAACCGGCTACCGCTTTTATTCCTACGGCGATTCCAGCCTGCTTTTCCGGGATAATCCCAGGATCGAGACACCATGA
- a CDS encoding peptidylprolyl isomerase translates to MKILQLAFAGAVVLASLTSTAFAQAKEYITITLKDGPVVIELMPDVAPKHVARIKELAAAGDYNNVAFHRVIPGFMAQTGDVQYGNMEKDFKADMAGMGGSSKPNVEAEFSKVPFERGTVGMARSQDPNSANSQFFIMFAPGDFLNGQYTVVGKVVEGMDNVDKIKKGDEANNGSVSDPDRMISVKVGK, encoded by the coding sequence ATGAAAATTCTCCAACTCGCTTTCGCAGGCGCCGTTGTCCTTGCATCCCTGACCAGCACCGCTTTTGCGCAGGCCAAGGAGTACATCACCATCACCCTGAAGGACGGCCCGGTCGTTATCGAACTGATGCCGGATGTGGCGCCCAAGCACGTAGCGCGCATCAAGGAACTGGCAGCTGCCGGCGATTACAACAATGTCGCATTCCACCGCGTCATTCCCGGCTTCATGGCCCAGACCGGCGACGTTCAGTACGGCAATATGGAAAAGGACTTCAAGGCCGACATGGCCGGCATGGGCGGTTCCTCCAAGCCGAATGTCGAGGCTGAATTTTCCAAGGTTCCGTTTGAGCGCGGCACGGTCGGCATGGCCCGCAGCCAGGACCCGAACTCCGCCAATTCCCAGTTCTTCATCATGTTCGCCCCCGGTGATTTCCTCAACGGCCAGTATACGGTCGTCGGCAAGGTCGTCGAAGGCATGGACAATGTCGACAAGATCAAGAAGGGCGACGAAGCCAATAACGGCTCCGTCAGCGATCCCGACCGCATGATCAGCGTCAAGGTCGGCAAGTAA
- a CDS encoding peptidylprolyl isomerase, producing MTEIKDPENTIIMETTKGQVIIQLLPDLAPGHVARIKELCAEGAYDGVVFHRVIDDFMAQTGDVQYGKTGGKDFNPARAGMGGSSKPDLKAEFSNMSHVRGTCSMARSQMPNSANSQFFICFTDSPWLNKQYSVWGQVISGMDNVDKIKKGEPVKDPDSIVSMKLAANA from the coding sequence ATGACCGAGATCAAGGATCCGGAAAACACCATCATCATGGAAACCACCAAGGGGCAGGTGATCATCCAGCTTCTGCCGGACCTGGCGCCGGGCCACGTTGCCCGCATCAAGGAACTGTGCGCCGAAGGTGCCTATGATGGCGTCGTGTTCCACCGCGTCATCGACGACTTCATGGCGCAGACTGGCGACGTGCAGTACGGCAAGACCGGCGGCAAGGATTTCAATCCGGCCCGCGCCGGCATGGGCGGCTCGTCCAAGCCGGACCTCAAGGCTGAATTCTCCAACATGAGCCACGTCCGCGGCACCTGCTCGATGGCCCGCAGCCAGATGCCGAACTCGGCCAACTCGCAGTTCTTCATCTGCTTTACTGACAGCCCATGGCTGAACAAGCAGTACTCGGTCTGGGGTCAGGTCATTTCCGGCATGGACAATGTCGACAAGATCAAGAAGGGCGAGCCGGTCAAGGATCCCGACAGCATCGTTTCGATGAAACTTGCCGCCAACGCCTAA
- a CDS encoding single-stranded DNA-binding protein: protein MAGSVNKVILIGNLGADPEIRRTQDGKPIANLNIATSESWRDRNSGERKEKTEWHRVVIFNEGLCKVAEQYLKKGATVYIEGQLQTRKWQDKDGQDRYSTEVVLQGFNSTLTMLGGRGDGQGGGRGSSDYGGGNAGGGSDNYGGDYDRPSSAPAGRSGGGASSGGNFSRDMDDDIPF, encoded by the coding sequence ATGGCAGGCAGTGTCAACAAGGTGATTTTGATCGGTAACCTCGGGGCAGACCCGGAAATCCGGCGCACGCAGGACGGCAAGCCGATCGCCAACCTGAACATTGCGACCTCGGAAAGCTGGCGCGACCGCAATTCCGGTGAGCGCAAGGAAAAGACCGAATGGCATCGTGTGGTGATCTTTAACGAAGGTCTCTGCAAGGTTGCCGAGCAGTATCTGAAAAAGGGCGCGACGGTTTACATCGAAGGCCAGCTGCAGACCCGCAAATGGCAGGACAAGGACGGCCAGGACCGCTACTCGACGGAAGTCGTGCTGCAGGGCTTCAACTCGACGCTGACTATGCTTGGTGGCCGGGGTGACGGGCAGGGCGGTGGCCGTGGCAGCTCGGACTATGGCGGCGGCAATGCGGGCGGCGGCTCGGACAATTACGGCGGCGATTACGATCGTCCCTCCTCGGCCCCCGCAGGCCGTTCCGGCGGTGGCGCCAGCAGCGGCGGAAACTTTTCGCGCGACATGGACGACGACATTCCGTTCTGA
- a CDS encoding MarC family protein — protein MSHIDLLINALTTILVTIDPPGLAPIFLSLTVGMSRHERFLVARRGTLIAFFILSAFALFGNGILGLLGISIGAFRIAGGLLLFWIAFEMIFEKRNERKEKTGEAAITRDHIHNIAVFPLALPLIAGPGAISATILLSGSFSSTIDRAQLILVIAFCLAILFAALVIAERIDRFLGVTGRAILTRLLGVILAALAVQFVVDGIKSTMAL, from the coding sequence ATGTCTCACATCGACCTTCTGATCAATGCGCTGACCACGATCCTGGTCACCATCGATCCACCCGGCCTTGCGCCGATCTTCCTCAGCCTGACCGTCGGCATGAGCCGTCACGAGCGGTTTCTGGTGGCGCGGCGCGGGACGCTGATCGCCTTCTTCATCCTGTCGGCCTTCGCGCTGTTTGGAAACGGCATTCTGGGACTGCTTGGCATTTCCATCGGCGCCTTCCGGATCGCCGGCGGTCTGCTGCTGTTCTGGATCGCCTTCGAAATGATCTTCGAGAAGCGCAATGAACGCAAGGAAAAGACCGGCGAAGCAGCGATTACGCGCGACCACATCCACAATATAGCGGTGTTTCCGCTGGCACTGCCGCTGATTGCCGGACCCGGCGCGATTTCGGCGACGATCCTGCTTTCCGGATCCTTCTCATCCACCATCGACCGGGCTCAGCTGATCCTTGTCATCGCCTTTTGCCTTGCCATCCTGTTTGCCGCCCTGGTGATCGCCGAGCGCATCGACCGGTTTCTCGGCGTCACCGGCCGCGCCATCCTGACCCGGCTGCTTGGCGTCATCCTCGCGGCTCTGGCCGTGCAATTCGTCGTCGATGGCATCAAATCGACCATGGCTCTGTGA